One window of Desulfarculus baarsii DSM 2075 genomic DNA carries:
- a CDS encoding MTH1187 family thiamine-binding protein gives MAIIQFSVAPLGTGQTSLSSYVADIHRVLAEEGIEAQLTPMSTIIEGPLETLLGVIAKVHELPFASGADRVLTVIQIDDRRDKPAAAAAKVASVREKLGRA, from the coding sequence ATGGCCATAATCCAATTTTCGGTGGCCCCGTTGGGCACGGGCCAGACAAGCCTCTCCAGCTATGTTGCCGATATTCATCGCGTCTTGGCGGAAGAAGGCATCGAGGCCCAACTGACGCCCATGAGCACGATCATCGAAGGGCCGTTGGAAACGCTTTTGGGCGTCATAGCCAAAGTTCACGAGCTGCCCTTCGCCAGCGGCGCCGACCGGGTGTTGACGGTCATACAGATAGACGACCGCCGCGACAAGCCGGCCGCGGCCGCGGCCAAGGTGGCCAGCGTGCGCGAAAAATTGGGCCGGGCCTGA
- a CDS encoding M48 family metallopeptidase: MMTWRWTTKHWRATLTAALLTLALIVTGCVKNPVSGAEEFSLMSEDQELAKGAELYPKYTQQFNGLPADDPGLQAYVRRVGGWLAKNSHRPELPWEFNVVNSSQINAYAIPGGKVSITRGLITRMNSEDELAFVLGHEIGHVAARHSAAQYTRGVLVTAAVLGVAIAVSDSDYRELGVMAANVGGVLLLASYSRDQEREADALGMEYMARAGYNPKAAVDVLNLFQSLQKREPSAVETLLASHPLSAERIENAGDDLKIKLGWATARAYNTRDFNQALARQKARKPAYAAMDKADDDYQAKRYDRAAQNYRQASAMLPQEGLFKARLARVELDLRQFGPALEHARQGATLRPDLYETNHVLGAAYLVNNQFGPALAATKNAETFLANNDNRFLIGLCYEKLGERDKAKAIYQAVRQLDPKGQAGDYAAKRLRALR, encoded by the coding sequence ATGATGACCTGGCGGTGGACCACCAAACATTGGCGCGCAACCCTGACGGCCGCCCTGCTGACCCTGGCCTTGATCGTGACCGGCTGCGTCAAAAATCCGGTCAGCGGCGCGGAGGAATTCTCGCTGATGAGCGAGGACCAGGAGTTGGCCAAGGGCGCGGAGCTTTATCCAAAATATACACAGCAATTCAACGGGTTGCCCGCCGATGACCCAGGCTTGCAGGCCTACGTGCGGCGGGTTGGCGGCTGGCTGGCCAAAAACAGCCACCGCCCCGAGTTGCCGTGGGAGTTCAACGTCGTCAACTCCAGCCAGATCAACGCCTACGCCATCCCCGGCGGCAAGGTGTCCATCACCCGCGGGCTGATCACCCGCATGAACAGCGAAGACGAACTGGCCTTCGTGCTGGGGCACGAGATCGGCCACGTGGCCGCGCGCCATTCGGCGGCTCAATACACCCGTGGCGTATTGGTCACCGCCGCCGTGCTGGGCGTGGCCATCGCTGTTTCCGATAGCGATTATCGTGAGTTGGGCGTAATGGCCGCCAACGTCGGCGGCGTGTTGCTCTTGGCCAGCTACTCCCGCGATCAAGAGCGCGAGGCCGACGCCCTGGGCATGGAGTACATGGCTCGCGCCGGCTACAACCCCAAGGCCGCCGTGGACGTGCTGAACCTGTTTCAATCGCTGCAAAAGCGCGAGCCCAGCGCCGTCGAGACCTTGCTGGCCAGCCACCCGCTCAGCGCCGAACGCATCGAAAACGCCGGCGACGATCTGAAAATCAAGCTGGGCTGGGCCACGGCCCGCGCCTACAACACCCGCGACTTCAACCAGGCCCTGGCGCGGCAAAAGGCCCGCAAGCCGGCTTACGCGGCCATGGATAAAGCCGACGACGATTATCAAGCCAAACGCTACGACCGGGCGGCCCAAAATTATCGCCAGGCCAGCGCCATGCTGCCCCAGGAGGGCCTGTTCAAGGCCAGGCTGGCCCGCGTCGAGTTGGACCTGCGCCAATTCGGCCCGGCCCTGGAGCACGCCCGCCAGGGCGCGACCCTGCGGCCCGACCTCTACGAGACCAACCACGTCCTGGGCGCGGCCTATCTGGTCAACAACCAGTTCGGCCCGGCCCTGGCGGCCACCAAAAACGCCGAGACATTCCTGGCCAACAACGACAATCGTTTTCTGATCGGCCTGTGCTACGAAAAGCTGGGCGAGCGCGACAAGGCCAAGGCCATCTACCAGGCCGTGCGCCAGCTTGACCCCAAAGGCCAAGCCGGCGATTACGCGGCCAAACGCCTGCGCGCCCTGCGCTGA
- a CDS encoding ASKHA domain-containing protein, whose translation MLQGQKLHLTLSAPSLKDNTATIDRLAKAVRQATGQWPVVSVGRAWPLAQVIRQAGGDVTASLVHGPAGLVLVDVEPGDQSATPVAADILARVDEVPAGPWGQSGLGVALDIGSTHLQATLHDLASGQELAKGTLMNPQTAVGSDILTRIHAAASPEGAQRLHGMLVGAAQELIERMCAQAGRRTAEVVGMVAAGNTTMTHFFLGLDSQSICREPYIPVINRPAPFFASHIGLALAEGAVVWCMPNVGAYFGGDLVAGIVAAGLHQREDVAILVDVGTNAEVVVGNRDWLIACAGAAGPALESGVAKRGVLAQPGAIEGVVIDPQTFAPTLRIIPDADGRAPKPKGLCGSGLLQLLAQLYLTRAMDMRGKLTLADHPRLVVDEDGVRGYLVVPAADSASGESIVIDEIEIDILLRSKAAMYTILRTVLLEVGLQFEDLSAFFVAGAFGAVIDPETAITLGMLPDLPRERFVTLGNSSLSGCQRLLLEPAARPQVEAVTDKLTYLELNVNQMLMNRFSAARFIPHTDASRFPSVPAYH comes from the coding sequence ATGCTCCAAGGCCAGAAACTGCATCTGACGCTCAGCGCGCCCAGCCTGAAAGACAACACCGCCACCATCGACCGCCTGGCCAAGGCCGTGCGCCAGGCCACTGGCCAATGGCCGGTCGTGTCCGTGGGTCGCGCCTGGCCCCTGGCCCAAGTCATCCGCCAGGCCGGCGGCGACGTCACCGCCAGCTTGGTTCACGGCCCGGCCGGGCTGGTTTTGGTCGATGTCGAACCGGGCGACCAGAGCGCCACGCCCGTCGCGGCGGACATCCTGGCCCGCGTGGATGAGGTTCCGGCCGGCCCGTGGGGTCAAAGCGGCCTGGGCGTGGCCTTGGATATCGGCTCGACCCACTTGCAGGCCACTCTGCACGACCTGGCCTCGGGCCAGGAACTGGCCAAGGGCACGCTGATGAACCCCCAGACCGCCGTGGGCAGCGACATCCTCACGCGCATCCACGCCGCGGCCAGCCCCGAGGGCGCCCAGCGCCTGCACGGCATGCTCGTCGGCGCGGCCCAGGAGCTGATCGAGCGCATGTGCGCCCAGGCCGGCCGCCGGACCGCCGAGGTGGTGGGCATGGTGGCCGCCGGCAACACCACCATGACGCACTTTTTTCTGGGCCTGGACAGCCAGTCCATCTGCCGCGAGCCCTATATCCCGGTGATCAACCGGCCCGCGCCGTTTTTCGCCAGCCATATCGGCCTGGCCCTGGCCGAGGGCGCGGTGGTCTGGTGCATGCCCAACGTGGGGGCCTACTTCGGCGGCGATCTGGTGGCGGGCATTGTCGCCGCCGGCCTGCATCAGCGCGAGGACGTGGCCATCCTGGTGGACGTGGGCACCAACGCCGAGGTGGTGGTGGGCAACCGCGACTGGCTGATCGCCTGCGCCGGCGCGGCCGGCCCGGCCCTGGAAAGCGGCGTGGCCAAACGCGGCGTGCTGGCCCAGCCCGGGGCCATCGAGGGCGTGGTCATCGACCCGCAAACTTTTGCGCCCACGCTGCGAATCATCCCCGACGCCGACGGCCGCGCGCCCAAACCCAAGGGCCTGTGCGGCTCTGGCCTGTTGCAGCTTCTGGCCCAGCTCTATCTGACCAGGGCCATGGACATGCGCGGCAAACTGACGCTGGCCGATCACCCGCGTTTGGTGGTCGACGAAGACGGCGTGCGGGGTTATCTGGTCGTGCCGGCCGCAGACTCCGCCAGCGGCGAGTCCATCGTCATCGACGAGATCGAAATCGACATCCTGCTGCGCTCCAAGGCGGCGATGTACACCATCCTGCGCACGGTGCTGCTGGAGGTTGGCCTGCAATTCGAGGATCTGTCGGCCTTTTTCGTGGCCGGGGCCTTTGGCGCGGTGATCGACCCCGAGACCGCCATCACCCTGGGCATGCTGCCCGATCTGCCCCGAGAGCGCTTCGTCACCCTGGGCAACAGCTCGCTCAGCGGCTGCCAGCGCCTGTTGCTGGAGCCGGCGGCCAGGCCCCAGGTGGAGGCCGTCACCGACAAGCTGACCTACCTGGAGCTCAACGTCAACCAGATGCTGATGAACCGCTTTTCGGCGGCGCGCTTCATCCCCCACACCGACGCCAGCCGTTTTCCCAGCGTGCCGGCCTATCATTAG